One Rhodothermus bifroesti DNA window includes the following coding sequences:
- a CDS encoding DUF3592 domain-containing protein, translating to MVRWIARALWLAPALLFALAVYQAWVAYALHRTWTEGIPAVAAITALEISQRMDVTYDYVNLRVHLPDGRLLEREKLSLPHTLAPLLRGRDSVQVRVRPESPEDLVIVDLARAQWRMAAIQAIMSLLGGAVFAFGVGWWNRLLRRQGDPALRAPES from the coding sequence ATGGTTCGATGGATTGCGCGGGCCTTGTGGCTAGCACCTGCTTTGCTTTTTGCGCTTGCGGTATACCAGGCCTGGGTGGCTTATGCGCTACACCGCACCTGGACGGAAGGCATTCCGGCGGTGGCTGCCATCACAGCGCTGGAGATTTCGCAGCGCATGGATGTTACCTACGACTACGTAAACCTGCGGGTGCATTTGCCCGACGGTCGGCTGTTGGAGCGTGAAAAGCTCAGTCTACCGCATACGCTGGCTCCTCTGCTGCGCGGGCGCGACTCGGTGCAGGTGCGCGTGCGCCCTGAGTCTCCCGAAGATCTAGTGATTGTTGATTTAGCCCGGGCCCAGTGGCGTATGGCAGCCATTCAGGCGATTATGAGTTTACTAGGCGGGGCTGTGTTTGCCTTCGGCGTAGGGTGGTGGAATCGGCTGCTGCGGCGGCAAGGCGACCCAGCGTTGCGCGCGCCAGAATCATGA
- a CDS encoding pyridoxal phosphate-dependent decarboxylase family protein produces MDLTVWLSQLVTAIRHWEASWGAYMPHPAMRVEAEALQTALEQYLERLRGNYPFFHPRYAGQMLKPPHPVAVIGYLAAQLINPNNHALDGGPPTGQMEKEVVQALAAMLHFPETALGHLTGGGTMANLEALWVARCLHPDRAVAFSQEAHYTHARMSALLQLEAIELPVDAEGRMDLEALEAALRTGRIGTVVLTAGTTGRGVVDPIADALRLCQDYGCRVHVDAAYGGFFALLAHAQASELGEATARHLRALAACDSVAIDPHKHGLQPYGCGAILFRDPSVGRFYQHDSPYTYFTSEALHLGEISLECSRPGAAAGALWLTLQVLPLAADRGLGPILAACLRAARRWAALIEASEELRLVQLPELDILTFYPVPPSLTASAVDALSQRLFQVAMEEPEDPVFLSVLRLQAEGLRVRYPALVVDRPQVRVLRSVLMKPEHEDYVPHLHERLQVLVRRLQPRTSYA; encoded by the coding sequence ATGGATCTTACGGTTTGGTTATCACAGCTTGTTACAGCCATTCGGCATTGGGAAGCTTCGTGGGGTGCCTATATGCCGCATCCTGCCATGCGGGTAGAGGCAGAAGCGTTGCAAACGGCGCTTGAGCAGTACTTAGAGCGGCTGCGGGGGAATTATCCGTTTTTCCATCCGCGCTATGCCGGGCAGATGCTTAAGCCGCCGCATCCAGTGGCGGTGATCGGCTATTTGGCGGCTCAGCTCATCAATCCCAACAACCATGCCCTGGACGGTGGTCCGCCAACCGGTCAGATGGAAAAAGAAGTGGTACAAGCGTTGGCGGCCATGTTGCATTTTCCGGAGACGGCACTGGGGCATCTAACCGGAGGGGGAACGATGGCTAACCTAGAGGCGCTTTGGGTGGCGCGTTGCCTCCATCCGGATCGGGCAGTGGCTTTTTCGCAGGAGGCGCACTACACGCATGCCCGCATGAGCGCGCTCCTGCAACTTGAAGCCATAGAGCTCCCTGTAGATGCTGAAGGACGCATGGACCTGGAAGCGCTAGAGGCGGCATTGCGCACAGGCCGCATCGGTACCGTGGTCCTAACAGCCGGCACAACGGGTCGGGGCGTGGTGGATCCGATTGCTGATGCCCTAAGGCTTTGTCAGGACTACGGCTGCCGTGTCCATGTGGATGCGGCTTATGGGGGTTTTTTTGCACTGCTGGCCCATGCCCAAGCGTCTGAACTTGGAGAGGCGACCGCCCGGCACCTGCGCGCGCTGGCAGCATGCGATTCGGTAGCGATTGACCCTCACAAACACGGCTTGCAGCCCTACGGCTGTGGTGCAATTCTTTTCCGGGATCCTTCTGTAGGCCGTTTTTATCAACATGATTCTCCCTACACCTACTTTACCTCGGAAGCGTTGCATCTGGGCGAGATCAGCTTGGAATGCTCACGGCCTGGGGCAGCTGCAGGGGCGCTTTGGCTGACGTTACAGGTACTGCCTTTAGCTGCTGATCGGGGACTGGGGCCCATCCTGGCTGCTTGCTTGCGGGCAGCGCGCCGCTGGGCAGCGTTAATCGAAGCCTCCGAAGAGCTACGCCTAGTACAGTTACCGGAGTTGGACATTTTGACGTTCTATCCGGTGCCACCCTCGCTTACGGCATCGGCTGTTGATGCCCTTAGCCAACGCTTGTTTCAAGTAGCAATGGAGGAACCAGAAGATCCGGTGTTTCTTAGCGTATTGCGACTACAGGCCGAAGGCTTGCGCGTGCGATATCCAGCGTTGGTGGTGGATCGTCCGCAAGTGCGCGTTTTGCGCAGTGTACTCATGAAGCCGGAGCATGAAGACTACGTGCCGCACCTGCATGAGCGACTGCAGGTGTTGGTACGTCGCCTGCAACCGCGCACATCCTATGCGTGA